The following coding sequences lie in one Pseudorasbora parva isolate DD20220531a chromosome 18, ASM2467924v1, whole genome shotgun sequence genomic window:
- the rbm11 gene encoding RNA binding motif protein 11 isoform X1: protein MFDRDRDLDKTILVENIHSRVTEEILFELFLQAGPVNKVHIFRDGQHAPYGCVYYKHAEAVAYAVELLNGIWLYGQPIKLRCKIGGHYHRNHMLGYHMDNGLIANSADAVHQDNIALNLNDSPDVENRSNEACGWSDMVYSRPLDVCPPVVWYCPPLQQWMNSGYPPWTSCLDENLLLHRSANTREVCARQLYSGHCSSILTPLAQKNTPYIPVSAFGSTDSDCKL from the exons ATGTTTGACAGGGACAGAGATCTCGACAAGACCATCCTCGTGGAAAACATCCACAGCCGTGTGACGGAGGAGATTCTGTTTGAGTTGTTTCTGCAG GCTGGGCCGGTAAACAAGGTGCATATATTCAGAGATGGACAGCATGCACCTTATGGatgtgtttattataaacatgCTGAAGCTGTTGCGTATGCAGTTGAACTTCTCAATGGAATCTGGCTCTATGGGCAGCCAATCAAGTTACGATGTAAAATTG GTGGCCATTATCACAGAAATCACATGCTTGGATACCACATGGACAATGGACTGATAGCGAACAG TGCTGATGCTGTGCACCAGGATAATATCGCTTTGAATTTAAATGACAGTCCAGATGTGGAGAACCGATCTAATGAAGCATGTGGCTGGAGTGACATG GTATACAGCAGACCTCTGGATGTGTGTCCTCCAGTTGTGTGGTACTGTCCACCCCTCCAGCAGTGGATGAACTCTGGATACCCTCCTTGGACGTCCTGCCTGGATGAGAATCTGTTGCTCCATAGGTCAGCCAACACCAGAGAAGTTTGTGCA AGACAACTATACAGTGGTCACTGTTCAAGCATCCTGACACCTcttgcacaaaaaaatacacCATATATTCCAGTAAGTGCTTTTGGTAGCACTGATTCAGACTGTAAGCTGTAA
- the rbm11 gene encoding RNA binding motif protein 11 isoform X3, which yields MFDRDRDLDKTILVENIHSRVTEEILFELFLQAGPVNKVHIFRDGQHAPYGCVYYKHAEAVAYAVELLNGIWLYGQPIKLRCKIGGHYHRNHMLGYHMDNGLIANSADAVHQDNIALNLNDSPDVENRSNEACGWSDMVYSRPLDVCPPVVWYCPPLQQWMNSGYPPWTSCLDENLLLHRDNYTVVTVQAS from the exons ATGTTTGACAGGGACAGAGATCTCGACAAGACCATCCTCGTGGAAAACATCCACAGCCGTGTGACGGAGGAGATTCTGTTTGAGTTGTTTCTGCAG GCTGGGCCGGTAAACAAGGTGCATATATTCAGAGATGGACAGCATGCACCTTATGGatgtgtttattataaacatgCTGAAGCTGTTGCGTATGCAGTTGAACTTCTCAATGGAATCTGGCTCTATGGGCAGCCAATCAAGTTACGATGTAAAATTG GTGGCCATTATCACAGAAATCACATGCTTGGATACCACATGGACAATGGACTGATAGCGAACAG TGCTGATGCTGTGCACCAGGATAATATCGCTTTGAATTTAAATGACAGTCCAGATGTGGAGAACCGATCTAATGAAGCATGTGGCTGGAGTGACATG GTATACAGCAGACCTCTGGATGTGTGTCCTCCAGTTGTGTGGTACTGTCCACCCCTCCAGCAGTGGATGAACTCTGGATACCCTCCTTGGACGTCCTGCCTGGATGAGAATCTGTTGCTCCATAG AGACAACTATACAGTGGTCACTGTTCAAGCATCCTGA